From the genome of Verrucomicrobiia bacterium, one region includes:
- a CDS encoding ketoacyl-ACP synthase III, whose amino-acid sequence MSSPDSTSPAPPASGSVSPGRSVSIVGSGACVPAKVLTNLDLEKIVETSDEWITSRTGIKERRIAAPDEFTSDLATQAARRAMAAAGVTADQLDLIIVATITPDMVFPSTACLVQQKLGAARAAAFDLEAACSGFIYGLEIGQQFVRSGTYDTILVIGAEKLSSVVDWQDRNTCVLFGDGAGAVILQHRPGARGLLTTVMGADGDKSKLLYMPGGGSRCPATTQSVMSRLHFLRMEGRETFKHAVQAMISAATEALRRCQVEIAQIKCIIPHQANRRILDAVGERLGAKPEQLFCNLDRYGNTSAASVAIALDEAARAGRFQRGDLVLLVVFGAGLTWGAVVLEW is encoded by the coding sequence ATGAGTTCTCCCGATTCCACCTCACCCGCACCTCCGGCCAGCGGCAGCGTTTCGCCGGGGCGGAGCGTTTCCATCGTCGGGTCTGGCGCTTGCGTGCCCGCCAAAGTCCTCACCAATCTCGATTTGGAAAAAATCGTCGAGACTTCGGATGAGTGGATCACGAGCCGAACGGGCATCAAGGAGCGTCGGATTGCGGCCCCGGATGAATTCACTTCCGATCTGGCCACCCAGGCCGCGCGGCGCGCCATGGCGGCGGCCGGCGTCACCGCAGATCAACTGGACCTCATCATCGTCGCTACGATCACGCCGGACATGGTGTTTCCCTCCACCGCCTGTCTGGTTCAGCAAAAATTGGGTGCGGCGCGCGCTGCCGCCTTTGATTTGGAAGCGGCGTGTTCCGGATTTATTTACGGATTGGAAATTGGGCAACAGTTTGTGCGTTCCGGCACGTATGACACCATCCTGGTCATTGGCGCGGAAAAGTTGTCCTCGGTGGTGGATTGGCAGGACCGCAACACCTGCGTGCTGTTTGGGGATGGGGCGGGGGCGGTCATTTTGCAACATCGCCCCGGAGCGCGCGGATTATTGACCACCGTCATGGGCGCGGACGGGGACAAGTCAAAATTACTTTACATGCCCGGCGGCGGCAGCCGTTGCCCGGCCACGACGCAATCCGTCATGTCGCGTTTGCACTTCCTGCGGATGGAGGGGCGGGAAACGTTCAAGCACGCGGTGCAAGCGATGATCAGCGCCGCCACCGAAGCGCTGCGGCGTTGTCAGGTGGAGATCGCGCAGATCAAATGCATCATCCCGCACCAAGCGAACCGCCGCATTTTGGATGCGGTTGGTGAACGGTTGGGAGCGAAGCCGGAACAGTTGTTTTGCAACCTGGACCGTTACGGCAACACTTCCGCCGCTTCGGTGGCAATTGCGCTGGACGAGGCGGCGCGTGCGGGCCGGTTTCAACGCGGCGACCTGGTGTTGCTGGTGGTTTTTGGCGCGGGCCTGACGTGGGGCGCGGTGGTCCTCGAGTGGTGA
- the plsX gene encoding phosphate acyltransferase PlsX — MRIALDAMGGDHGCVVAIKGVKRALDTDERITELMLVGQEEAIRAALQEVHLTDSRVQIVHASEVLTMKDKPLEAIRKKKDSSLVRAIELVRDKKADAIISAGNTGALVAGSMKLGRIEGVERPAITCRFPSLSQDFIMLDCGANTVSEPSHLAQFAVMGRIYAREILGVKNPRVGVLSNGTEAGKGTELTREAARFCAQLNLNFIGYCEGFDLFNDGVDVVVCDGFTGNIVLKTCESLSKTFSRLLKNEVKANPVRVVGGALARGAFSALKKRLDPEVYGGAAVLGVNGIVIKAHGSSRERAFASAVRVAADEFGRGLKQMIAADIHQANQQIAALTRASALT, encoded by the coding sequence ATGCGAATTGCGTTGGATGCCATGGGGGGTGACCACGGGTGCGTGGTCGCCATCAAAGGTGTCAAACGCGCGCTCGATACCGATGAACGCATCACCGAGTTGATGCTGGTCGGGCAGGAGGAGGCAATTCGCGCCGCACTTCAGGAAGTTCACCTAACGGATTCACGCGTCCAAATCGTCCATGCCTCCGAGGTGTTGACGATGAAAGACAAGCCACTTGAGGCCATCCGCAAGAAAAAAGATTCCTCCTTGGTCCGCGCCATTGAACTCGTCCGGGATAAAAAGGCGGACGCGATCATTTCCGCCGGCAATACGGGTGCGCTGGTGGCCGGCTCGATGAAGCTGGGTCGAATCGAAGGGGTCGAGCGTCCCGCCATTACCTGCCGTTTCCCCTCGCTTTCACAGGATTTCATCATGCTCGATTGCGGCGCCAACACCGTGTCCGAGCCGTCGCATCTGGCTCAATTTGCCGTAATGGGCCGCATCTATGCGCGCGAAATTTTAGGCGTAAAAAACCCCCGAGTGGGCGTGCTCAGCAACGGAACGGAAGCGGGTAAAGGCACGGAATTGACTCGGGAAGCCGCGCGTTTCTGCGCCCAACTTAATCTGAATTTTATCGGCTACTGTGAAGGGTTTGATCTGTTCAACGACGGAGTGGACGTGGTGGTTTGTGATGGTTTCACGGGGAACATCGTCCTCAAAACCTGCGAGAGCTTGAGCAAGACGTTTAGTCGCTTGCTCAAAAATGAGGTTAAGGCCAATCCCGTCCGCGTGGTCGGTGGCGCGTTGGCGCGCGGCGCCTTCAGCGCCTTGAAGAAGCGCTTGGACCCCGAGGTTTACGGCGGCGCGGCGGTCTTGGGCGTCAACGGCATTGTCATCAAGGCTCACGGTTCTTCGCGCGAGCGTGCCTTCGCCAGTGCGGTCCGTGTGGCCGCTGATGAATTCGGCCGTGGCCTGAAACAGATGATCGCTGCGGACATTCACCAAGCCAATCAACAGATCGCCGCCCTGACGCGCGCTTCCGCATTGACATGA
- the rpmF gene encoding 50S ribosomal protein L32, with amino-acid sequence MGVPKRKPSTSRMRMRRAYNSVLKLPQLSTCPQCAAPYVPHRVCPACGYYKGRQVVTVKTGA; translated from the coding sequence ATGGGTGTTCCCAAGCGTAAACCGTCAACCAGTCGCATGCGGATGCGACGAGCCTACAACAGCGTGTTGAAGCTGCCGCAGTTGAGCACCTGCCCCCAATGCGCGGCGCCTTACGTGCCGCATCGCGTTTGTCCGGCGTGTGGATACTACAAAGGCCGCCAGGTGGTAACGGTGAAAACCGGAGCCTAA
- a CDS encoding YceD family protein, translating to MPLLVNLRHLERHDVRLAGELPVADLDIDTRDEMIVLQKPLKFRIAVQGLPDGLLVRGRLSLPLNCQCVRCLKPFIHKLDWPDWSCLIPLTGEDAVTRDGDTVDLTPFLREDILLELPQHPLCNPDCGGLKPPLHGRSKKKSPDDQKTASAWAILDKVKFRKE from the coding sequence ATGCCGTTGTTGGTCAATCTTCGTCATTTGGAGCGACACGACGTGCGGCTCGCGGGCGAGCTGCCGGTGGCGGATTTGGACATTGATACTCGCGACGAAATGATCGTGCTGCAAAAGCCCTTGAAGTTTCGGATCGCGGTCCAGGGGTTGCCGGACGGATTGTTGGTGCGCGGGCGTTTATCGTTGCCGCTGAATTGCCAATGCGTGCGTTGCCTGAAGCCCTTCATTCACAAGCTGGACTGGCCGGATTGGTCCTGTTTGATCCCCTTGACCGGCGAAGACGCAGTGACGCGAGATGGGGATACCGTGGACTTGACGCCCTTTTTGCGAGAAGATATTCTCCTTGAGTTGCCGCAACATCCGTTGTGCAACCCGGATTGTGGCGGTCTCAAACCACCGCTTCATGGTAGATCGAAAAAGAAGTCCCCGGACGATCAAAAAACCGCATCGGCTTGGGCGATATTGGACAAAGTTAAATTTAGGAAAGAGTAA
- the coaD gene encoding pantetheine-phosphate adenylyltransferase — protein sequence MRTAIYPGSFDPFTNGHLDVVQRAARLFDRIIVAVAQNEEKAPLFTREERRTFIQRSVADLPNVTTDVLDGLLANYVEKQNAQAVIRGLRAVSDFEFEFQMALMNRKLNDNFETIFMMPKGAYTFLSSRLVKEIARLGGDVSAFVPAHIQAALLAKFGTAKA from the coding sequence ATGCGGACGGCGATTTATCCCGGCAGTTTTGACCCTTTTACCAACGGACACCTCGACGTGGTCCAACGGGCGGCGCGTCTGTTCGACCGTATCATCGTCGCCGTGGCGCAGAATGAGGAAAAAGCGCCGCTATTCACGCGCGAGGAACGGCGGACTTTTATCCAACGCTCGGTGGCCGATCTTCCAAACGTCACCACCGATGTGTTGGACGGTTTATTGGCCAATTATGTCGAAAAGCAGAATGCGCAAGCGGTCATCCGTGGACTGCGGGCGGTATCCGACTTTGAATTCGAGTTCCAGATGGCGCTTATGAATCGCAAGTTGAATGACAATTTTGAAACGATTTTTATGATGCCCAAAGGCGCCTACACGTTTCTCAGCTCCCGGCTGGTGAAGGAGATCGCGCGTTTGGGTGGCGATGTCAGCGCGTTTGTGCCCGCGCACATCCAAGCGGCATTGTTGGCCAAGTTTGGAACTGCAAAAGCCTGA
- a CDS encoding adenylate/guanylate cyclase domain-containing protein, with the protein MKLFSGFKQIPLLITAGVLLLTSLLACVSVDFFERQECMTYDWRARLALRFPAAVYPDLAFARVDDETIETVKNGSLGYGFGLYWPRQVYGRIVNELKQQGAEAIAFDVLFGERREDHKGVRMADGSYVDSDDYFATEMRRAGNVLLAATTNLTPPELFTSAAAGLGDISTDKDADGILRRARAFTLHRAWHPALRELETKPNSRISLRHARVETAAEGRKLIIPLYDSREDQVEIPLDDDNNFTITPPADAPDQTSQKFPAFTLERVWHMGIRLAAWHLKLDLTNALVDLEHGRITLNGPDHLQRIIPVDHEGYFYVDWLLRPDDPRLTSGPVQELLREQRARALGAPLVSLVNWSNKLVVVGSSAAGNDLTDLGATPLDKSTLLVSKHWNVANSVITGRFIQPISAGQKVVLIILLGGLTAVFATRLRIGIGLLAVLALALTYALISLGLYIQQRLWLPLFLPLVGAIVVNYGLQIAYRALFEQREQRRVKGIFSKVVSPNVTKELLGRKSLSLSGERVAVTVLFADVRGFTELTDKQEAAAVDYIQRHGLDVRQAESVHNESAREILHTVNAYLAIVADIVKTHNGTLDKYIGDCVMAFWGAPTAQPDHASICVRAAIEAQRAIQKFNTERQEENRRIEMENQSRATNGLAPKPLLPVLTLGTGINTGMVTVGLMGSNAHILNYTIFGREVNLASRLEGVSGHGRIVIGEGTYQALKEADAKLAATCVELETARLKGFRKPVRNFEVPW; encoded by the coding sequence ATGAAACTCTTCTCCGGCTTCAAACAGATCCCGCTGCTCATCACAGCGGGAGTCCTCCTTTTGACCAGTCTGTTGGCCTGTGTGTCAGTGGATTTTTTTGAGCGCCAGGAGTGCATGACGTACGACTGGCGCGCCCGGTTGGCGCTGCGCTTTCCGGCGGCGGTTTATCCCGATCTGGCATTTGCCAGAGTTGATGATGAAACCATCGAGACGGTTAAAAATGGATCGTTGGGTTATGGGTTTGGACTCTATTGGCCGCGTCAGGTTTATGGCCGGATCGTCAATGAACTGAAGCAGCAGGGCGCTGAAGCCATCGCTTTCGATGTGCTGTTCGGCGAACGGCGTGAAGACCACAAGGGCGTGCGAATGGCGGATGGCAGTTACGTGGATTCCGACGATTACTTTGCGACGGAGATGCGGCGTGCCGGCAACGTGCTCCTCGCCGCAACCACCAACCTGACGCCCCCTGAATTGTTCACCAGCGCCGCCGCCGGATTGGGCGACATCTCCACCGACAAAGATGCAGATGGAATTTTACGTCGCGCCCGTGCCTTTACGTTGCATCGCGCTTGGCATCCCGCGTTGCGGGAGTTGGAAACCAAACCCAACTCACGCATCAGCCTGCGCCACGCGCGCGTCGAGACGGCAGCAGAGGGGCGAAAACTAATTATCCCATTGTACGACTCCCGCGAGGATCAGGTGGAAATTCCTCTGGACGACGACAATAACTTTACGATTACGCCACCTGCTGACGCGCCTGATCAAACCAGTCAGAAGTTTCCCGCATTCACGCTGGAGCGCGTCTGGCACATGGGGATTCGACTGGCCGCCTGGCATCTCAAACTCGATCTCACCAATGCCCTGGTGGATCTGGAACATGGTCGCATCACCCTGAACGGCCCCGATCATTTGCAAAGGATTATTCCCGTGGATCACGAGGGCTATTTCTATGTGGATTGGTTGCTGCGACCCGATGATCCGCGGCTCACTTCCGGACCCGTCCAGGAGTTGCTGCGCGAACAACGGGCGCGCGCCTTGGGGGCGCCATTGGTGAGTCTCGTCAATTGGAGCAATAAACTGGTGGTGGTTGGATCGAGTGCCGCTGGCAATGACTTGACTGATTTGGGAGCAACTCCATTGGACAAAAGCACCCTGTTGGTCAGCAAACACTGGAACGTCGCCAACTCGGTCATCACCGGGCGCTTCATCCAACCGATCTCCGCAGGACAAAAAGTGGTATTGATCATTTTGTTGGGTGGGTTAACCGCCGTTTTCGCCACGCGCTTGCGCATCGGGATCGGGCTGCTTGCCGTCCTCGCCCTGGCGTTGACTTATGCACTGATTTCGCTGGGGCTCTACATTCAACAACGGCTCTGGCTGCCGTTATTTTTACCCTTGGTCGGCGCGATCGTCGTAAATTACGGCTTACAAATTGCCTATCGGGCTTTGTTTGAGCAGCGCGAGCAACGGCGGGTGAAAGGAATTTTTTCCAAGGTGGTGTCGCCCAATGTCACCAAAGAATTACTCGGTCGGAAAAGTCTGTCCCTGAGCGGCGAACGCGTGGCGGTGACGGTTCTGTTCGCGGACGTTCGCGGCTTCACCGAGCTGACCGATAAACAAGAGGCCGCTGCGGTGGACTACATTCAGCGCCACGGCTTGGACGTCAGGCAGGCGGAATCCGTGCATAATGAATCGGCGCGGGAAATCCTGCACACGGTCAATGCCTATCTGGCGATCGTGGCCGACATTGTGAAGACGCACAATGGGACATTGGATAAATACATCGGTGACTGCGTGATGGCGTTTTGGGGAGCGCCCACCGCGCAGCCGGATCACGCTTCAATTTGCGTGCGGGCCGCGATCGAGGCGCAACGCGCCATCCAAAAATTCAACACTGAACGCCAGGAAGAAAATCGGCGGATTGAAATGGAAAATCAGTCCCGCGCCACCAACGGACTCGCGCCCAAACCACTTTTGCCAGTTTTGACTCTGGGCACGGGCATCAACACCGGGATGGTCACGGTGGGGCTGATGGGTTCCAACGCGCACATTTTGAATTACACAATTTTTGGCCGGGAAGTGAACCTGGCCAGCCGCTTGGAAGGGGTCTCGGGTCATGGCCGCATTGTGATTGGTGAAGGCACTTACCAAGCTTTGAAAGAAGCGGACGCAAAACTGGCGGCCACCTGTGTCGAATTGGAAACGGCTCGCTTGAAAGGCTTCCGGAAACCTGTGAGAAATTTTGAGGTGCCGTGGTAA
- a CDS encoding FecR domain-containing protein — MKTINKSLVWLAATVLSLTLISGSQADTVKQRTGKVVRIKGLARYSTGNKVWQPLKVGAILRSGTVVQTSTDSYVDIVLSQEETAATVVVKPVAAYSASSSASGGGGGLLPAPDQDVIRVLDDSYLVFDSLSASDTGADTVTETLLDLKRGSIFGTVKKQAATSRYEVKIPNGVAGIRGTIFMISANGNIACLQGSVVAAHADANGNVVTKPIGAGQQYSISSGVLSFISTALNNTILAIAQQCSYSSGGPGGLPGGGGSGHGHHDHGPDIVSPTRP, encoded by the coding sequence ATGAAAACGATTAACAAGTCCCTCGTTTGGCTGGCCGCAACCGTATTATCACTGACCTTGATTTCCGGCAGTCAAGCGGACACCGTCAAGCAACGCACCGGCAAGGTGGTTCGCATCAAAGGATTAGCCCGTTATTCCACTGGCAATAAAGTTTGGCAGCCGCTCAAGGTTGGCGCCATCCTGCGCTCCGGTACCGTGGTGCAAACCAGCACCGACTCGTATGTGGACATCGTATTGAGCCAGGAAGAAACAGCGGCCACAGTCGTCGTTAAACCTGTGGCGGCATACAGCGCCAGTTCGTCCGCCAGTGGCGGCGGTGGCGGGTTGCTGCCGGCTCCGGATCAGGATGTCATCCGCGTGCTGGATGATAGCTACTTGGTATTTGACTCTCTATCCGCTTCGGATACGGGTGCGGATACGGTCACTGAAACTTTGTTGGATTTGAAGCGCGGCTCCATTTTTGGAACGGTTAAAAAGCAGGCCGCTACTTCCCGATACGAAGTGAAGATTCCAAATGGCGTCGCCGGAATCCGTGGCACGATTTTCATGATCAGCGCCAATGGTAACATTGCCTGTCTGCAAGGCTCCGTTGTGGCCGCCCACGCTGATGCCAATGGCAACGTGGTGACCAAGCCCATTGGTGCCGGGCAGCAATATAGTATTTCTTCGGGAGTCTTGAGCTTTATCTCCACCGCCCTGAACAATACGATACTGGCCATCGCGCAGCAGTGCAGCTACTCCTCAGGCGGCCCCGGCGGATTGCCCGGTGGCGGCGGGAGCGGTCACGGGCATCATGATCACGGACCGGACATTGTCTCTCCAACCCGGCCCTGA
- a CDS encoding pepsin/retropepsin-like aspartic protease family protein, with protein sequence MNWRKRNSTNARICPAIFVMWLRGSIALPLIILCGLLTSPASAKSPAAQLRATLAAQGYESVVLRRTGQNHWFVFGQVEGQRRSCLIDTGWAYTSISRSLAPRLTSTNQIEQLKVGDLVLSRVPVRMVDLQINGQSTGYAVVLGCDFLLAHQALMDFRNARLYLRRPPSSGAQNRALAEALSATGRTAVAVQLQHPPALTAVATIREINTQLLIDSGAMWSCLDSEFARRAKLSSARSIQRIFGPGASGQRSFAVADLASWSLGTVPMKGCSAAVLDLSDWGLGVRAKLFPSVEGILGGSELLTTEAWLDCGQLKLWLKSSP encoded by the coding sequence ATGAACTGGCGCAAAAGAAACTCGACAAACGCCCGGATTTGTCCCGCCATTTTCGTAATGTGGCTTAGGGGTTCAATCGCTTTACCTTTAATCATCCTATGTGGGCTGTTGACGTCGCCGGCCTCCGCAAAATCTCCGGCGGCCCAGTTGAGAGCGACGCTGGCCGCGCAAGGTTATGAATCTGTTGTTTTGCGTCGAACGGGGCAGAACCATTGGTTTGTCTTCGGACAAGTGGAGGGGCAACGTCGCAGTTGCCTGATAGATACGGGTTGGGCCTACACCTCGATTTCGCGCTCGCTGGCACCCCGACTAACGTCCACCAACCAAATTGAGCAACTTAAAGTGGGTGACCTTGTTTTGAGTCGCGTTCCAGTTCGGATGGTGGATCTCCAGATAAACGGCCAGTCAACCGGATATGCGGTTGTGCTCGGTTGCGATTTTTTATTGGCGCATCAAGCGCTTATGGACTTTCGCAACGCCCGGCTTTACTTGCGCCGCCCGCCTTCAAGCGGTGCTCAGAATCGCGCGCTCGCTGAGGCTCTGTCCGCGACTGGCCGCACCGCCGTTGCGGTGCAGTTGCAGCATCCACCCGCACTCACTGCGGTGGCGACCATTCGTGAAATCAATACGCAGCTCCTCATTGACTCCGGGGCCATGTGGAGTTGCCTCGACTCCGAATTTGCGCGGCGGGCGAAGCTTTCATCCGCGAGATCTATTCAGCGGATTTTCGGTCCTGGCGCCAGCGGCCAGCGAAGTTTTGCCGTTGCCGATTTGGCATCTTGGTCGCTGGGAACGGTACCAATGAAGGGATGCTCCGCCGCCGTTTTAGATTTATCGGACTGGGGGCTTGGTGTCAGAGCGAAACTTTTTCCGTCGGTGGAAGGAATTTTGGGCGGCTCGGAACTATTAACAACCGAAGCGTGGTTGGATTGTGGCCAATTAAAACTGTGGTTGAAATCGTCTCCGTAA
- a CDS encoding SurA N-terminal domain-containing protein, which translates to MRKHSKAMWWIIIAVIVVAFVFWDTGGGFGSGGGGSGGLGSMNGRKITPTMYENARNEVLLYHLFATGDFPGRSSRAIPGFNVERETYNRIFVILKAEELGIHVSDELAGKVAAERLRAIGGGRPVSYADFEAQVLARERLTAADFARFIRHDLAIQQLVASIGLSGQMVPPAEIEALYRRDHQEVATEVVFFHGASNRAAVVVTPEKVSEFYTNQMARYRLPERAVISYVYFPVSNYLAQGEQKLTQMTNLNELLEEHLTQLGTNYTSLGATPEAAKLKMREDYLKNAALMAANEDAKKFDNQLYDLTDPLTPEIFVKLAQAAGLTAHVSAPFARGESPAGLEAGSNFARTAFSLSSEEPLAEPLVGDDGIYVVAYNHHLPSAQPEFESVRAKVTDDFRTVESMRLAGQAGLAFQEKTTNGLAAGQSFTDLCAQQGVKPVKLPPLALSTRSVPAVEGAVDLSVLKRVAFATAPGHLSPVIPSADGAAVVFVETKLPLDETQMRTNLSAFAREVHQVRSGEAFNEWFRREAEQAYRTVPYFQREAQLESASAN; encoded by the coding sequence ATGCGGAAACATTCAAAGGCGATGTGGTGGATCATCATTGCGGTCATCGTGGTGGCCTTCGTCTTTTGGGATACCGGTGGCGGATTCGGCAGCGGTGGTGGTGGGAGTGGCGGCTTGGGCAGTATGAATGGCCGTAAAATCACGCCCACCATGTACGAAAACGCGCGCAATGAGGTATTGCTGTACCACTTGTTCGCCACGGGAGATTTTCCCGGCCGTAGCAGCCGCGCCATTCCCGGGTTCAACGTGGAGCGGGAAACCTACAATCGCATCTTCGTGATTTTGAAAGCCGAAGAGTTGGGGATTCATGTCAGCGACGAGCTGGCGGGCAAGGTCGCGGCGGAACGCTTGCGCGCCATCGGTGGCGGGCGTCCGGTGTCGTATGCGGATTTTGAAGCGCAAGTGTTGGCGCGGGAGCGGCTCACGGCAGCGGATTTTGCGCGCTTCATCCGGCATGATCTCGCCATTCAACAACTGGTTGCTTCCATCGGTTTGTCGGGACAAATGGTGCCGCCCGCCGAAATCGAAGCTCTTTACCGGCGGGATCATCAGGAGGTTGCCACTGAAGTCGTTTTCTTCCATGGCGCGAGCAATCGGGCGGCAGTCGTGGTGACGCCGGAGAAGGTGAGTGAGTTTTACACCAATCAGATGGCGCGGTATCGGTTGCCCGAGCGCGCTGTAATTAGTTACGTGTATTTCCCAGTTTCCAATTATCTGGCACAGGGCGAGCAAAAGCTGACCCAGATGACCAATTTGAATGAGTTGCTTGAGGAACATTTGACCCAGTTGGGAACGAATTACACTTCCCTAGGCGCGACGCCTGAAGCCGCCAAGCTCAAAATGCGCGAGGATTATTTGAAGAACGCGGCGTTGATGGCGGCCAACGAGGACGCGAAGAAATTTGATAATCAGCTCTACGACCTCACCGATCCACTGACGCCGGAAATCTTCGTCAAGCTGGCGCAAGCGGCGGGATTGACGGCGCATGTGTCCGCGCCGTTTGCGCGCGGCGAATCGCCGGCGGGACTGGAGGCCGGCTCCAATTTCGCGCGCACCGCCTTCAGTCTTTCATCGGAAGAACCCCTGGCCGAGCCGTTGGTTGGCGATGATGGAATTTATGTGGTGGCCTACAACCATCACCTGCCCAGCGCCCAACCTGAATTTGAATCGGTTCGAGCCAAGGTGACGGATGATTTCCGCACGGTGGAGTCCATGCGCCTGGCGGGTCAGGCCGGTCTGGCTTTTCAGGAAAAGACGACGAACGGACTGGCCGCCGGACAAAGCTTCACCGACCTTTGCGCCCAGCAGGGGGTTAAACCGGTGAAATTGCCTCCGTTGGCGCTCAGCACGCGCAGCGTTCCCGCAGTTGAAGGAGCCGTGGATTTATCGGTTTTGAAACGCGTAGCTTTCGCTACGGCACCCGGGCACCTCAGCCCGGTGATTCCCAGCGCCGACGGAGCGGCGGTGGTTTTTGTGGAGACGAAACTGCCTCTGGACGAAACCCAAATGCGCACCAATTTGTCGGCCTTCGCTCGTGAGGTGCATCAAGTGCGCAGCGGCGAGGCGTTCAACGAATGGTTCCGGCGCGAAGCCGAACAAGCCTACCGCACTGTGCCTTACTTCCAGCGGGAAGCGCAGTTGGAGAGCGCCTCCGCAAATTGA
- a CDS encoding RluA family pseudouridine synthase → MVETIKLSAPATRGFWEIPVLFEDEWLLALAKPANLLCSSSPTEVDRPSLTQLLHAGITAQKPWAQQRGLSFLGLARRLDFEVGGVVLFAKSQAVLAELANLFGTEKPADDYLALVVGTPEADQFEVTVKIAPDPLRPELSRVDARQGRKSKTRFEVVEKFAGYTLLRCRPLIWREHQIRVHLKSARLPVVGDPSYGGKPLWLSRLKKDYRLKPGRTERPLISQPALYSTQLHLPHPVTQQPLLVTAPQPKDLRVALRYLREFRGGQTP, encoded by the coding sequence ATGGTGGAAACGATCAAACTCTCCGCTCCCGCCACGCGCGGTTTTTGGGAAATCCCCGTTCTCTTTGAAGATGAATGGTTGTTGGCGCTGGCCAAGCCCGCCAATCTGCTGTGTTCTTCCAGTCCAACGGAAGTGGATCGCCCAAGTCTGACGCAGTTGCTTCACGCGGGTATCACCGCGCAAAAACCGTGGGCGCAGCAACGTGGTTTATCTTTTCTCGGGCTGGCGCGACGGTTGGATTTTGAGGTCGGTGGCGTGGTCTTGTTCGCCAAAAGCCAGGCGGTGCTTGCCGAGCTCGCGAATCTGTTCGGAACGGAAAAACCGGCGGATGATTATCTGGCCTTGGTTGTCGGCACGCCGGAAGCAGATCAATTTGAAGTAACCGTCAAAATCGCTCCCGATCCGCTGCGTCCGGAATTAAGTCGCGTGGATGCCCGGCAGGGCAGAAAATCCAAGACACGCTTTGAAGTGGTGGAAAAATTTGCCGGCTACACGCTGTTGCGGTGTCGCCCGTTGATCTGGCGCGAACATCAGATTCGGGTGCATCTCAAATCCGCGCGGCTGCCGGTCGTTGGCGATCCGTCCTACGGCGGAAAACCGTTGTGGCTTTCGCGATTGAAGAAAGATTATCGGCTCAAACCCGGTCGAACGGAACGGCCTTTAATTTCGCAGCCTGCCTTGTATTCCACGCAACTTCACCTGCCTCATCCGGTCACGCAACAACCGTTACTGGTCACCGCACCGCAACCCAAAGACCTGCGCGTGGCGTTGCGCTACTTGCGTGAATTCCGGGGCGGCCAGACCCCCTGA